The DNA window TGGGCCTGCGCGCGCCCAACATCTGGTTCCGCGCACGCCTGCGCTACCCGGACCCGCGCGCGCCGGGCGGCCGCACCGACGCTTCCGGCTTCACCCTGCCCGGCCTGCCGGCGGTGGTGGTCGGCAGCAACGGGCACGTCGCCTGGGCCTTCACCAACAGCTACGGCGACTGGGCCGACTGGTCGCTGCAGCCCGGCTGCGCCGGCGACGCCGGGCCGGCGACCTGCGCCGGCCTGAGCGTGCACGAGGAAACCATCGCCGTCGCGGGCCGCGCGCCGGAGAAGCTCATCGTGCGCGAAACGCCGTGGGGCCCGCTGCTGCACGACAACGCCGACGGCAGCGCGCTGGCCCTGCGCTGGAGCGCGCACCTGCCCGGCGCGCTCAATCTCGGCCTGGCCGAGCTGCAGCGCGCGGGTTCGGTCGACGAGGCGCTGCAGGCCGCGCGGACGGTGGCGATGCCGGTGCAGAACCTGGTGGTGGGCGATCGCGGCGGCAAAATCGCCTGGCGCCTGCTCGGCCCGATTCCCGAGCGCGAGGGCTCGTGCAGCACCGATGCGCTGGCCGAGAACGCCGATGCCGACGGACGCCCTCTGCAGGCGCCGACTTGCCCGCCCTGGGCGATCCAGACCGCCGACGCGCCGGACCTGGTGGCGCCGCCGTCGGGCCGTTTGTGGACCGCGAACACGCGCACCCTCGACGGCCTGGAACTGGAGCGCATCGGCCAGGGCGACTATGTGCTCGGCGCGCGCGCCGGCCAGATCCGCGACGGCCTGTTCGCCAAGCAGCGCTTCGGCGAACGCGACCTGCTGGCGATCCAGCTCGACGACCGGGCGCTGTTCCTGCAGCGCTGGTGGCGCCTGTTGCAGGCGCAAGGCGAACGCGCGAAGCGAGCCGGCGGCTCGCCTGCGCTGGCCGCGCTGGCCCAGGCCTCGCAGCGCTGGGAGGGCCGCGCAGAACCGGGCTCGGTCAGCTATCGCATGGTGCGCAACTGGCGCCGCGCGGTGTTCACCCGCATCGCCAACGGCCTGACCGCACCGGCGCAGGCGGCGCTGGGCGCTCAGTTCGAAATGCCCGACCTCAAACAGCTCGAAGGGGTGATCTGGCCGTTGTTGAGCCAGCGCCCGGCGCATCTGCTGCCGCGCAACGAATCGTCCTGGGACGCGCTGCTCGAGCACGCCGCGCAAGATGTGCTGGACGAACTTAAAGTGTCGCCGGGCCCCGGCGCCGCCGCGCAATTGGCCCGGCATACGTGGGGCGAGCACAACACCGCCTCGATCTGCCATCCCTTGGCGTCGGCCTTGCCCGGCTTCGCCCGCAGCGCCCTGTGCATGCCGCCGGATCGCTTGCCCGGCGACGCGGCGATGCCGCGCGTGCAACGGCCCAGCTTCGGCGCGTCCGAGCGCATGGTGGTGTCGCCGGGCCACGAGGCCGACGGCATCGTGCACATGCCCGGCGGCCAGAGCGGCCACCCGCTGTCGCCGTTCTGGGGCGCGGGCCACGACGACTGGGTGCACGGGCGGCCCACGCCGTTCCTGCCGGGGACAGCGAAATACACGCTGCGGTTGCGGCCGATCGAGTGAGCCGCCGCGGCAAGACCGAGTCCGGAATCCAAACGGCCGCCGCGCTCGGCCGCATCGCGGTCGCGGCTTATGACCGCAGGAAATCCCTGAGGGACACCGCTCCCACCAGGGGCGGCCGGCTTTCTGTGGGAGCGGCGTAAGCCGCGACCGGCGGGCGTCGACACCTCTCGATGTCGACCTGCGCGCAACCGCAACGAAGCGATCGCGCGCCGCCGCCCGTCTCAGCCGTTCTCGACCAGCAAGCGCTCGATCAGCGCCAGATACAGCTCCGGCAGGGCCTCCAAATCGGCGACCGAGACGTTCTCGTCGACCTTGTGGATGCTGGCGTTGACCGGGCCGATCTCGATGCAGTGCGCTCCCAGCGGCGCGATGAAGCGCGCATCGGAGGTGCCGCCGCCGGTGCTCTCCTCCGGCGCGGCGCCGGCGAAGCGGCCCAGCACTTCGCGCGCCGCGGCGCGCAAAGGCCCTTCCGGAGTGTAGAACGGCTCGCCGCCGCGGAACCACTGCAAACGGTATTCCAGGCCGTGCGCCTGCAGTACCCGCTCGCACTCGCGCTCCAGCCGCTGCGCGTCCCAGTTCGGGTTGTAGCGCAGGTTGAACAGCACCTGCAGTTCGCCCGGGATCACGTTGTTGGCGCCGGTGCCGGCGTGGATGTTGCTGATCTGCAGCGTGGTCGGCGGAAACGTCTCGTAGCCCTGATCCCAACTCCGGGCGGCCAGTTCCGACAGCGCCGGCATGGCCTGGTGGATCGGGTTGCGGGCCTTGTCCGGATAGGCGACATGGCCCTGTACGCCGATCACGCTCAGCGTCGCCGACAAGGTGCCGCGACGGCCGACCCGCAACAGGTCGCCCAGCGTGCGCGTCGACGAAGGCTCGCCGGTGACGCACCAGTCGATGCGCTCGCCGCGGGCCCGGAAGGTCTCGGCGACCTTGCGCACGCCGTCGATGGCGTCGCCTTCCTCGTCCGAGGTCAGCAGCAAGGCGACCCGGCCGCGGTGGCCGGGATGGCGCGCGGCGAAGCGCTCCAGCGCGACCACGAACGCAGCCACGCTGCCCTTCATGTCGGCCGCGCCGCGTCCGTACAGCACGCCGTCGCGGATCTCGGGGCGGAACGGATCGCTGGCCCAACTGTCGGCCGGGCCCGAAGGCACTACGTCGGTGTGTCCGAGCAGGACCAGGGTTGGCCCCTCGCCCGCCCCATGGGTCGCCCACAGGTTGTCGACATCGCCGTAACGCAGGTGCTCGCAGGCGAAGCCTGCGCGCTGCAGGCGCTGCGCGATCAAGTCCTGGCAGCCCAGGTCCTGCGGAGTCACCGAAGCGCGTCCGATCAGCTCGCAAGTCAGCGCCAGGACGTCGCTGGACGCGGCGCTCACGAGCCGATCCCGAAGCGCTGCTTGAAGCCGTTGTCGCTGAAGCCCTGGCTCACCTTGCCGTCGTCGGTGACCACCACCGGCCGCCGGATCAGCTGCGGATACTCCTTCAACAGCAGCTTCCACTCCGCATCCGAGGCCGGCTCCTTGCGGTTCGGCGGCAGGGTCCGCCAGGTGGTCGAGGACTTGTTGATCAGGCTGTCCCAGCCGCCGAGCTGGTTTTTCCACTCGATCAGCGTTTCCGGGCTCTGCCGGTTGTCGCGATAGTCGACGAAGGCGTGGGCGACGCCGAAGCGGTCGAGCCACTTGCGGGCTTTCTTGCAGGTGTCACAGTTGTTGAGTCCGTAAACGGTAGTCATCAGATGCTGTCCATCAAATGCGACCCGATCGGAAATCGGTTCGCCGGTTGCTGCCGAGCTGCATCGCCTATGCTGCCCGAGGTTTCATGACTTCGGTATCGGCCTGCAGTCCTTGCGCCTGGCGCACGCGCGATTGCAACTGTTCGGCCAGCCGGTGTCGACCAAAGAAAAGCGGCCAGGGGCCCATCGGGACGAATACGATCCGTTGCGCGAACGCGTCCGGCACCTCCAGCCACAAGGTCAACACGGTCGGTCGCCCAAACCGGCTGCAATCGACCTGGACGATGCTGCGCAAAGCGACCCGCAGTTCGCGCTTGCCCTTGCGCACGATCAGCGCATCGCCGGCGTCGCTCACCTCGTCGGCGAAGCGCCAGGACTCCATGCCGAACATGAAGCAGGCGACCAACCCTATCGCAGCGAAGACGATCAGCGCGCCCCACATGCCGTTGGACCACGCCAACGTTATCGCGGCCGCCGCCAACCCGAGCAACCAAACCGTCGGCCCGACCCACTTGTAATAGAAGGTCGAGCACGAGGAAATGCGCCGCGGCTCCGCCGGCATGTCCGGCCTCAATCCGCCAAGCCGCGCAGCAATTCGTTGATGCTGGTCTTGGACATCGTCTTCGCGTCGACCTGCTTGACGATCACCGCGCAGTACAGCGAGTGCGAACCGTCCTTGGCCGGCAACTGGCCGGACACCACCACGCTGTACGGCGGCACGTAGCCGTAGGAAATCTCGCCGGTGGCGCGGTTGTAGACCCGGGTGCTCTGGCCCAGGAACACGCCCATGCCGATCACGCTGTGATGGCCGACCACGAAGCCTTCGACCACTTCCGAACGCGCGCCGATGAAGCAGTGGTCCTCGATGATGGTCGGCGAGGCCTGCAGCGGTTCGAGCACGCCGCCGATGCCGGCGCCGCCGGACAGGTGGCAGTGCTTGCCGATCTGGGCACAGGAACCGACCGTGGCCCAGGTATCGACCATGGTGCCTTCGCCGACGTGGGCGCCGATGTTGACGAAGCTCGGCATCAGCACCACGTCCTTGCCGATGTAGGCGCCGCGGCGGGCGATCGCGCCGGGCACGACGCGCGCGCCGAGCTTGCGGAAGTCGCTTTCGCCGTAGCCTTCGAAACGCGCCGGCACCTTGTCCCAGAACGGCGCCGGGTCGGCCTCGACCACCTGCATGTCGTTGACCCGGAAGTACAGCAGCACCGCTTTCTTCAGCCATTCGTTGACCTTCCAGCCGCCCGCGCCGTCCGGCTCGGCGACGCGGAACTCGCCCTGCTCCAGGCCGGCGATGACCCGCTCCACGGTCGGCCGGGTCGAGCCTTCGATCTCGTCCGGGGTCAGCATCGTGCGCCGCTCGAAGGCGCTGTCGATCATGAACTTCAGCTCGTCGGCGCCCGGCGCTTCGTGGCTCTTCTTGGCCGTCTTCTTCGCGGTCTTCTTGGTGGTCTTCTTGGCGGGGGGCTCATCGACAGTCTCCTTCGAGGCAGGCCAGCAATGCGTCGCGCAGGGCCTGCTGTTGCGTTTCGTCGAGCGCACGGTCGCGCCCGTCGGTGATCTGGAATACGTCCTCGGCGCGCTCGCCGAAGGTGGCGATGCGCGCGTCGTACACGCGCAGGCGCTGTTTGCGCAGGGTCTGGGCGACGTCGGCCAGCAGGCCCGGCCGGTCGGTGCAGACCAGGCTCAGCGTGGTTCGCGCCGGCGCCGCGCCGTCGTGCTTGCGGTAATCGGAAAACTCGATCTGCGGAGCGATGCGGAAATGGCGCAGATGGCGCGGCTGGGCGCGACGCGCCGGCTGGATCCGCTCCAGTTCTCCGGCCAGGGCCGATTCCAAGCGGCGCTCCACGTCTTCGGCGGTCGGCGGCTGGCGCGGATCGGTCGGCACCACTTCGAAGGTATCGAAGATCGCTCCGTTGGGGCCGTCCAGCACGCGCGCCTGCTGGATCGCCAGGCCGAGCCGGTCCAGGGTGGCCACGATCGCCGCGAACAGGCCGTCGCGGTCGGGCGAATGCACGAACACTTCCAGCGCGCCGGCGTGCGCGCCGCCGTGGGCGCTGACCGGACGCGCGCGCACCCGCGTGTCGCCGAGCGCGACCCCGCGCAGCGACGAGGCCTGCCAGGCGATCTGGTCGGGACGACCGCGCTGGAAGGCGATCTGCGGCATGCGCGCGAACAATGCAGCGATTTCCTCGTCGCGGGCGCCGAACGCGGCCAGCATGGCCTGCGCTGCCTCGCGCGTTTCCGCGGCGCGCTCGGCGCCGGCGACCGGATGCTCCAGCCCGCGCCGCAACGCCAGCCGGGTCGCGGTGTACAGATCCGCCAGCAAGCGGTCCTTCCACGCATTCCACAGCTTGGGCGACGTGCCGGCGATGTCGGCGCAGGTCAACAGGTAGAGATGGTCCAGGTGTTCGCGGTCGGCGACCTTGACGGCGAAGCGATGGATCACCTCCGGGTCGGCGATGTCCTGCTTCTGCGCGGTCATCGACATCAGCAGGTGATGGCGCACCAGCCATTCGATCAGCGCGGTGTCGGATTCGCTCAGGCCCATGACCGCGCCGAACACGCGCGCGTCCTCGGCGCCGAGCTCGGAATGGTCGCCGCCGCGGCCCTTGGCGATATCGTGGAACAGCCCGGCCAGCAGCAGCAGTTCCGGCTTGCGCAGGCGCGGCCAGACTTCGTGGGCGATGCTGAAGCGCTCGTCGGCGACGCCGGAAGCGAAACGGGCCAGGTTGCGCAGCACCGCCAGGGTGTGCTGGTCGACCGTGTAGACGTGAAACAGGTCGAACTGCATCCGCCCGGAAACTTTCGAGAAGGCCGGAATCCAGCGTCCCAGCACGCCCAGCCGGGCCATGCGCTCGAGCGCGTGCACCGGATGCGGGCCGCGCAGCAGCTTGAGGAAGCGCTCGCGCAACGCCGGCTCGGCGCTATCGAAGCCGGGCACCTTGGGCAGGGCCTCGGCCAGCGCGCGCGCGGTCTGGGAGTGCAGGCCGCGGATGCGGTCGTGGGCGGCCCAGGCGGCGAACAGGGCGAAGATCTGATGCGCGTCGCGCGGCCAGTCCGGTTCGCGCGCGGCGATGTAGTCGCGGCGCAGCTCGAAGGCCTCGTACGGCGTCTCCAGTGGCTGCGGCTGGGCCTCGCCCTCGATCTGTTCTTCGAAGCGCTGCAGCAGGCGCTCGCCGATCCGCAACACCAGCGCGGCGCTGCGGTAGAAGCCCTGCATCATCTGCTCGACCGCCAGGCTGTCGGCGTGATCGACGTGGCCCAAGCGTTCGGCGAGCAGTTTCTGGTAATCGAAACGAAGCCGCTCCTCGCGCTTGCGCGCGACCAGATGCAGGCCGAAGCGCAGCCGCGACAGGGCGCGGCGCTCGCGCTCCAGGGTGGACAGCTCGTCGGGGCCCAGTTGGCCGATCGACAGCAGCGATTCCAGGTCGGCGGTACCGATGATGCGCAGCGCCATCCAGTGCAGGGTCTGCACGTCGCGCATGCCGCCCGGGCCTTCCTTGAGGTTGGGCTCGAGGTTGTCGGCGGTGTCGCCGTAGCGGGCGTGGCGCTGGCGCAGTTCGTCGCGCTTGGCGAGGAAGAAATCGCGCGCCGGCCATACCTGCGACGGCGAGATCGCCGCCTGCAAGGCCATCTGCGCGACCGCGTCGGCGACGATCGGGCGCGCCTCCAGCATCGCCGTCATCACGGTCAGGTCGGCCGCGGCCTCGGTGCATTGCGCGGCCGAGCGCACCGCATGGCCGACCGGCAGGCCGGCGTCCCACAGCGCGGCGAAGAACGCGCCCAGCGCTTCGGCTTGGGCGGCCTGGGCCTCGGACTCGGCCAGCACCAACAGGTCGATGTCCGATTGCGGAAACAGTTCGCCGCGGCCGTAGCCGCCGACCGCGAACAGCGCCAGGCCGGCGCCGTGATCCAGATGCCGGCGCCAGGCCGCACGCACCTGCGCGTCGACCGCGTCGGCACGCGCGCGCAACAGGCGGTCGATGTCGGCTTCGCCGTCGCGGTCGAAACGTTCGGCCAGGGCGGCGTCGACCGCGGCCAGGGCCGCGCGGATCGCCGCCGGGGTGCCGGCTTCGGGCGCGGCGCCGTCGGCCGCGACGGGTGCGGTCATAAGTCGTTGTCGTCGCCGGGCACGCGGGTCAGGATCTCGACGCCGTCTTCGGTCACCGCGACGGTGTGCTCCCACTGCGCCGACAGCTTGCGGTCCTTGGTGACCACGGTCCAGCCGTCCGGCAGGGTCTTATGCCGGTAGGTGCCTTCGTTGATCATCGGCTCGATGGTGAAGGTCATGCCGGGCACCAACTTGAGCCCGGCGCCGGGCTGGCCGACGTGCAGGACCTGCGGGTCCTCGTGGTAGACCCGGCCGATGCCGTGGCCGCAGTAATCGCGGACCACGCTGAAGCGCTCGGACTCGGCATAGGTCTGGATGACGTGGCCGATGTCGCCCAGGGTGATGCCGGGCCTGACGATGCGGATGGCGCGGAACATCGCCTCGCGGGTGACCTCGACCAAACGCTTGGCCATGACCGACGGCGTGCCGACGTAGTACATGCGGCTGGTGTCGCCGTGCCAGCCGTCCTTGATGACGGTGACGTCGATATTGACGATGTCGCCGTCCTTGAGGATCTTGCCGTCGCTGGGGATGCCGTGGCAGATGACGTTGTTGACCGAGGTGCAGACGGTCTTGGGGAAGCCCTTGTAGCCGACGTTGGCGGGAATCGCCTTCTGCACGTTGACGATATGATCGTGGCAGATGCGGTCCAGTTCGCCGGTGCTGACGCCCGGCTTCACGTGCGGCGCAACGACCTGCAGGACTTCGGCGGCCAGGCGGCCGGCGACGCGCATCTTCTCGATGTCTTCGGGGGTTTTGAGGGTGTAGGCCATGGCCGGGATTATCGCCTATTAACGCCCCGGCCATCACGGTTCGCGGACCGCCGCGGATGCGATGCAGTGTGCCGCGGGCCCTCATCGATCGCGGCCGGCGACCGTCTCAGAGAAATATGAGATTGTATTTTTCGCCCTACCCCCTACGGTCGGCCTGGCCGGATTTGCCCTGCCGGCCGGCGCGGCTTACAATTCCGCGGCTTTGCGGCCGGACCGGGTTCCCGGATCGACCGCGCCGTCCACGCCGGACGTCATCGGCGAATACACACCTGACGCCCCAATTCGTGCCGGGGTGCCGCGGAACGGCCCAGCCGCTCCACGGTTCGGACACGGAAGCGCCAGGGAGGCCCAACCCCGGAACCATCGCCACGGAGCTCCGCTCCGGGCAGCGCCCTCACTTATCGCGGCGCCGGTTCCACTGCCTTCGGAGTCATCGCAATGCCCCAGATCACCATGCGCCAGATGCTGGAAGCCGGCGTCCATTTCGGCCACCAGACGCGCTACTGGAACCCCAAGATGGGTCCGTACATCTTCGGCGCCCGCGGCAAGATCCACATCATCAACCTCGAGAAGACCGTTCCGCTGTTCAACGACGCGATGAACTTCATCTCGGGCATCGCCCAGAAGCGCGGCACCATCCTGTTCATCGGCACCAAGCGCTCGGCGCGCGAGTCGATCAAGGAAGAGGCCGAGCGTTGCGGCATGCCGTACATGACCCAGCGCTGGCTCGGCGGCACCCTGACCAACTTCCGCACCGTCAAGCAGTCGGTGTCGCGCCTGAAGGAACTGGAAGCCGGCGAAACCGACGGCACCTTCATGAAGATGGTCAAGCACGAAGTGCTGGGCCTGCGCCGCGAGCGCGCCAAGCTGGAAGCCTCGCTGGGCGGCATCAAGGACATGAACCGCCTGCCCGACGCGCTGTTCGTGATCGACATCGGCCATGAAGACATCGCGATCAAGGAAGCCAAGAAGCTCGGCATCCCGGTCATCGCCGTGGTCGACACCAACTACGATCCGGCCCTGGTCGACTACGCCATCCCGGGCAACGACGACGCCATCCGCGCCGTGCAGCTGTACGCCCGCGCCGCCGCCGACGCCGTGCTCGAAGGCAAGGCCGCCGCTCCGCAGGTCGGCAGCGTCCGCGAGGAAGAGTTCGCCGAAGCCGCCGAAGAAGGCGCCGCCAAGGACGACCGCAAGGCCCCGCGCGGCCGCGCGCCGGCCAAGAAGGGCGGCAAGAAGGACGACGCCGCGGAGTAATCCCCGCCGTCGCTTCAGCGTCACGCAGCCGCGCCATAGTGCGCGGCTGCGGCATCCGCATCCCGCTCCTGCAGGGGCGGCGCAAGCCGCGTCCTTCGCAGGATCTCGCCCGCGAACGCTCGCGGCTTATGCCGCTGCTGTGCGGGCAACACGAACACCCGAGGTAACCCCATGGCTGAAATCACCGCTTCCCTGGTCAAGGAACTCCGCGAGCGCACCGGCGCCGGCATGATGGAGTGCAAGAAGGCCCTGACCGAAAACAACGGCGACATCGACGCCGCCGCCGAGTGGCTGCGCAAGTCGGGCCTGGCCAAGGCCGACAAGAAGGCCGGCCGCGTCGCCGCCGAAGGCCGCATCGCCGTCGCCCAGAACGGCGGCAAGGCCGTGCTGGTCGAGATCAACTCCGAAACCGACTTCGTCGCCAAGGACAGCAACTTCCTGGCCTTCACCGACACCGTCGCCCAGGTCGCGCTGACCTCCGGCGCCGCCGACGTGGAAGCCCTGAAGGCCGCCAAGGTGCCGTCGGGCGAGACCGTCGAGGAAACCCGCGCCGCGGTCATCGCCAAGGTCGGCGAAAACCTGCAGGTCCGCCGCATGGTCGCCATCGACAGCGCCAACAACGTCGCCGCGTACGTGCACGGCGGCAAGATCGGCGTGCTGATCGAGCTCAAGGGCGGCGACGCCGACCTGGCGCGTGGCCTGGCGATGCATGTCGCGGCGATGAACCCGCCGCACATCAAGGCCAGCGACGTGCCGGCCGCGTTCGTCGAGAAGGAAAAGGAAATCGAGCTGGCCAAGATGTCCGAGAAGGACAAGGCCAAGCCGGCCGACATCCTGGAGAAGATCATCGGCGGCAAGATCGCCAAGATCGTCAACGAAGTCACCCTGTACGGCCAGCCTTACGTGCTGAACACCGACCAGACCGTCGAGCAGGTGGTCAAGGCCGCCGGCGCCGACGTGGTCAGCATGCAGCGCCTGGCCGTGGGCGAAGGCATCGAGAAGCAGGTCGACGACTTCGCCGCCGAAGTCATGAAGCAGGCCGGCCTGGCGTAAGCCCAGCCGCTGCGAAGCGACACGAAAAAGGCCGCGGATTCCGCGGCCTTTTTCTTTGTTCGGGATTCGGGATTCGGGATTCGGGAGTCGGGCAACGGTGGATTCGCCTGCTGTCGCGCCTGCGCAGGCGGGCATCCAGGGCTTCATCGCGGCATGCCTCCAAAGCGCCTGGATTCTCGCCCTCGCCGCATCGCCTCACTCGATCGGCGGACAGGATTCGGAGTAGTACGAACTCTGCGACAGGTACACCCACTGCCCGCCGGTCCAGCGGTACTTCATCGTCACGATCTCGTAGGCCCAGCCGCGGTCTTCGCAACGGGTCTGGGTCACGATCTCGCCCTCGACCGGGTCGGCCTGGGCCACCGGCAGCAACAGCAGCAGGCCCGACAGGCCCAGCGCGCGCAACGCATTCCGATACGTCATCACACCCCTCCTGGGAACGGCGAACGTCTCGCCGACGTCGATCTTAACCAGACCGGGGCGCAGCGCCCGGGGCGCGCCTGTCAGATCCGACAGGCCGGTCGCGGCGGCGGCGACCGCCGTCGCCAGGCCGCGAACGGAGGGCGCGGGCAAGAAAAAGGCCGCGTCGACGACGCGGCCTTTCGGACCCGGCGAACCCGCGGTCGGACTCAACCCTGCTGCTGGAAATACACTTCTTCGTACGGCTGCACCACGACCCAGCCGGTGCCGGCGAACTTGAGCTGCACGCTCTCGCCCGAACCGCGGCCGAGCAAGGTGCCGAACGAAATGTCGGTGACGATGTCCGGGCTCAGTCCGCCCGACCAGGCCACGGTCGCGTTCGGGTCGGTGAACACCGGCTGGTCCGGGGTCACCGCCAGGGTCAGCGGCTCGTAGTGCGAGGTGATCGCGACCACGCCCTGGCCGCTGAGCTTGATGTTGAACAGGCCGCCCGAGACCATGCCGGCGACCTTGCGCATCATCTTGATGTCCGAAGCGATGCCGTCCTCGTAGGCCAGCACGTCGTTGCCGTTGACGAAGATCGACTCGCCGTTCAGGCGCAGCAGGGTGATCTTCTTGCCGGCGTCGGCGATGTAGACCCGGCCCTGGCCTTCCATCTTCATCAGCTGGGTGCCTTCGCCGCTGATCGCCTTCTTCAGCAGGTTGCCCAGGCCCTGCTCGAGCATGCCCTGGCGCACGAACTTGACCCCGCCGCGGTAGGCGACCATCGAACCGGCCTTGGCCCAGACCCGGCCGTTGAGCTTGACTTCCAGCAGGTGCGAGCTTTCCAGTTCGAACGCCTCCGGGCTGAGGTCCTTCTGCTTGGAGGATTCAAGGAATTCGTTGAGGTTCTTGATCGACACGGTCCATCTCCTTGGGTGGTGCGCGGCGCGCGCCGCGGCGGCGCCGGCGCGATGCGGCGGTCCCGCCATGGGACCGGCGGCCGATCATACGGGATCACCGCGGCACGTCGATGGCCGATACGGTCTCGATCGGCGCGCGACCGCGGTCGCAGGCCGCCCGCCCCGCCGCGGGCGCCGGGCGCTCGCCGCTTTCCCCAATCGCAGCCAAATCCGCCGCGATCGGCGCGATTCCGCACGCCGCAGCATGGAGGGCTTGGGCTACAATTCCGCCGCCCGTCGCTCCCCCGAGAAATCCCATGTCCCAGCTCGCCTATCGCCGTGTCCTGTTGAAACTTTCCGGCGAGGCGCTGATGGGCGACGAGGACTACGGCATCGATCCCAAGGTGATCGGCCGCCTCGCCCGCGAAGTCATCGAAGTCCAGCAGGCCGGCGCCGAAGTCGCGCTGGTCATCGGCGGCGGCAACATCTTCCGCGGCGCCGGCCTCGCCGCCGGCGGCATGGACCGGGTCACCGGCGACCAGATGGGCATGCTCGCCACGGTCATCAACGCCCTGGCCATGCAGGACTCGCTGGAGAAGCTCGGCGCCAAGGTGCGCGTCATGAGCGCGATCAAGATCAACGACGTGTGCGAGGACTACATCCGTCGTCGCGCCATCCGCCATCTGGAAAAGGGCCGCCTGGCGATCTTCGCCGCCGGCGTCGGCAGCCCGTTCTTCACCACCGATTCCGGTGCCGCCCTGCGCGCGATCGAAATCGGCGCCGACCTGCTGCTGAAGGCGACCAAGGTCGACGGCGTGTACGACAAGGACCCGAAGAAGCACAGCGACGCGGTGCGCTTCGACAAGCTCAGCTACGACGAAGTGATCAGCCGCGACCTGCAGGTCATGGACACCGCCGCGTTCGCGCTGTGCCGCGACAGCGAGCTGCCGCTGCGCATCTTCGACATGGGCCAGCCGGGCGTGCTGCTGAAGATCCTGCGCGGCGAGAACATCGGCACCCTGGTGCAGGGCCGCGGCTAAGCCGACGCCCCGCCCCGCTCGCGACGGCCGCCTCCGGGCGGCCGTTCTCGTTCAGGGGCCGGCATGCGCGACCGCTTCCGGCCCGGCCGGCTCAGCCTTCGCGGCTGATTTCGCGCGTCGCCTGGGCGGCTTCGCGCGCGGCCTGCTCGGCTTCTCGGGTCGCCGCCGCGGCTTCGCGCAAGGCCTGCGCGGCGGCGCGCCGGGCCTGCTCGGCGATGCGTTCGGCCTCCACTTGCCCGCGGGCCGCCTGGCGCGCCTGCCGCTCGGCGCGGGCCGCCTCGCGCGTCGCCATCGCCTGCGCGCGCTGCCCCTCGCGGCGCGCCTGCTCGGCGGCCCGTTCGGCCGTCGCCTGTTCGCGCGCGGTCCGATGCGCCTGCTGTTCGGCCTGGGCGGCGTGCTGTCGCGCCATCGCCTG is part of the Lysobacter firmicutimachus genome and encodes:
- the pyrH gene encoding UMP kinase, with the translated sequence MSQLAYRRVLLKLSGEALMGDEDYGIDPKVIGRLAREVIEVQQAGAEVALVIGGGNIFRGAGLAAGGMDRVTGDQMGMLATVINALAMQDSLEKLGAKVRVMSAIKINDVCEDYIRRRAIRHLEKGRLAIFAAGVGSPFFTTDSGAALRAIEIGADLLLKATKVDGVYDKDPKKHSDAVRFDKLSYDEVISRDLQVMDTAAFALCRDSELPLRIFDMGQPGVLLKILRGENIGTLVQGRG
- the tsf gene encoding translation elongation factor Ts; this translates as MAEITASLVKELRERTGAGMMECKKALTENNGDIDAAAEWLRKSGLAKADKKAGRVAAEGRIAVAQNGGKAVLVEINSETDFVAKDSNFLAFTDTVAQVALTSGAADVEALKAAKVPSGETVEETRAAVIAKVGENLQVRRMVAIDSANNVAAYVHGGKIGVLIELKGGDADLARGLAMHVAAMNPPHIKASDVPAAFVEKEKEIELAKMSEKDKAKPADILEKIIGGKIAKIVNEVTLYGQPYVLNTDQTVEQVVKAAGADVVSMQRLAVGEGIEKQVDDFAAEVMKQAGLA
- a CDS encoding AIM24 family protein, with protein sequence MSIKNLNEFLESSKQKDLSPEAFELESSHLLEVKLNGRVWAKAGSMVAYRGGVKFVRQGMLEQGLGNLLKKAISGEGTQLMKMEGQGRVYIADAGKKITLLRLNGESIFVNGNDVLAYEDGIASDIKMMRKVAGMVSGGLFNIKLSGQGVVAITSHYEPLTLAVTPDQPVFTDPNATVAWSGGLSPDIVTDISFGTLLGRGSGESVQLKFAGTGWVVVQPYEEVYFQQQG
- the map gene encoding type I methionyl aminopeptidase, with the translated sequence MAYTLKTPEDIEKMRVAGRLAAEVLQVVAPHVKPGVSTGELDRICHDHIVNVQKAIPANVGYKGFPKTVCTSVNNVICHGIPSDGKILKDGDIVNIDVTVIKDGWHGDTSRMYYVGTPSVMAKRLVEVTREAMFRAIRIVRPGITLGDIGHVIQTYAESERFSVVRDYCGHGIGRVYHEDPQVLHVGQPGAGLKLVPGMTFTIEPMINEGTYRHKTLPDGWTVVTKDRKLSAQWEHTVAVTEDGVEILTRVPGDDNDL
- the rpsB gene encoding 30S ribosomal protein S2, with protein sequence MPQITMRQMLEAGVHFGHQTRYWNPKMGPYIFGARGKIHIINLEKTVPLFNDAMNFISGIAQKRGTILFIGTKRSARESIKEEAERCGMPYMTQRWLGGTLTNFRTVKQSVSRLKELEAGETDGTFMKMVKHEVLGLRRERAKLEASLGGIKDMNRLPDALFVIDIGHEDIAIKEAKKLGIPVIAVVDTNYDPALVDYAIPGNDDAIRAVQLYARAAADAVLEGKAAAPQVGSVREEEFAEAAEEGAAKDDRKAPRGRAPAKKGGKKDDAAE